The following proteins come from a genomic window of Pseudomonas sp. WJP1:
- a CDS encoding PD-(D/E)XK nuclease family protein codes for MQITFGMQLDGQRPVRPGNRLGFVTVGPLGLLEILETQLGLVALQHCAIQRVTAYRDCLAKEATDKRFYLASFMADELGVAAELLSWRDDLYLHGWDGTTGPNASVRISDLAQVERHAKGYIAPSVGERLQQIASLLQTRRTPIGKILLADDWHAYPSAWQAVLHCLPHESIERPKGRAKGFLGKLQVQLQKSIAGEQLEPLAWEDDGTVQVVQAQTLSLAASWLSRSLTDTDSLLLVASQEGGRLDAHMVGANRARQGLDSASALRPALQVLPLALELLWAPLNYPALLQFLSHSICPIRAHARRKLAAKIAASPGVEGVLWEEVLSGISEHYGVDAEQVLESVTAWVQCPTYSKDHGAPLEDVLGRVRRLGMFFQGRTGHSETAHRLAALAGHAQCAAVEQALETLAAQDVQLLRPRQLQQIVEQATANGTNNPLLAAQVGAQQTVSRPGAAIEHVDTVLWWNMTMPPLPGHSVWSNAELKQLAEIGVSLPTGSALLAQATQDWLRPVLAADRRLILVLGRQSEESHPIWQMVETLVDHPKVTALEALLIAPGPLSQPHPLAPLPSRKRWWKLPAETPLSALEKSSYSSLNLLLFNPYQWLLHYAARIRPSESLALGDSYQLKGVLAHRVVEHFFASPNALNMDSRDFSAWFVTHFDQVIREEGAVLLMDGRGADLATFRHRLQRALEQLRIHFSAASAQSVVCETQLEGQFAGGVLAGSADLIITKANGHKAIVDMKWAGGKKYPEQLRDNRHLQLAIYAELLRQTTGSMPSVGYFILDSARLLTPDDQAFADSECIPANPPGTTRELWQSFTQTWAWRHGQIAQGVFEVALEDIEEDELSVPPAGALSMEYLKETYNRYLALAGWEQ; via the coding sequence ATGCAGATTACATTTGGTATGCAACTCGATGGTCAACGGCCGGTACGGCCTGGCAATCGACTTGGGTTTGTGACGGTAGGCCCGCTAGGCTTACTGGAAATTCTCGAGACACAGCTTGGGCTGGTCGCCCTCCAGCACTGTGCCATCCAGCGAGTGACGGCGTATCGAGATTGTCTTGCCAAAGAAGCCACCGACAAACGCTTCTATCTCGCCAGCTTTATGGCCGATGAGTTGGGCGTCGCTGCCGAGCTCCTTTCGTGGCGTGATGATTTGTACCTACATGGCTGGGACGGTACAACCGGCCCCAATGCAAGTGTGCGCATCAGTGATCTGGCCCAAGTGGAACGACATGCCAAGGGCTATATAGCTCCATCGGTGGGAGAGCGCTTGCAACAAATAGCGTCACTATTGCAGACACGTCGTACACCCATTGGAAAAATCCTGTTGGCGGATGACTGGCACGCTTACCCAAGCGCCTGGCAAGCCGTTCTCCATTGCCTGCCGCATGAGTCCATCGAGCGACCGAAAGGACGTGCCAAAGGCTTTTTAGGAAAGTTGCAGGTACAGCTACAAAAAAGCATCGCCGGCGAACAACTTGAGCCACTCGCGTGGGAAGACGACGGCACTGTGCAGGTTGTTCAGGCGCAAACGCTCTCCCTCGCAGCCAGTTGGCTCAGTCGCTCGCTTACGGACACCGATTCACTCCTGCTGGTCGCAAGCCAGGAAGGTGGTCGCCTTGACGCGCATATGGTCGGCGCCAACCGGGCTCGTCAGGGGCTCGATAGTGCAAGTGCACTGAGACCTGCTCTGCAGGTGTTGCCGCTGGCACTGGAGCTTCTCTGGGCGCCGCTGAATTACCCAGCGCTGCTGCAATTTCTCAGTCACTCCATTTGCCCGATTCGCGCCCATGCTCGCCGCAAGCTGGCGGCCAAGATTGCTGCGTCCCCTGGAGTGGAAGGTGTCCTCTGGGAAGAAGTACTGAGCGGTATTAGCGAGCACTACGGTGTGGACGCTGAACAAGTTCTAGAGTCCGTAACCGCTTGGGTGCAGTGCCCCACGTACAGCAAAGACCACGGTGCGCCTTTGGAAGACGTGCTGGGACGAGTTCGACGGCTTGGCATGTTCTTTCAGGGCCGAACGGGGCACTCCGAAACCGCACACCGTCTCGCCGCTCTTGCAGGCCATGCGCAGTGCGCAGCGGTTGAGCAAGCTTTGGAAACGCTTGCCGCACAGGATGTACAACTGCTGCGTCCACGTCAGTTGCAACAGATTGTGGAACAGGCCACCGCGAATGGGACCAATAACCCTTTACTGGCGGCTCAAGTGGGCGCGCAACAGACCGTCTCACGGCCCGGAGCGGCTATAGAGCACGTGGACACGGTGCTGTGGTGGAACATGACGATGCCACCTCTGCCCGGCCATTCGGTTTGGTCCAACGCAGAACTCAAACAACTTGCAGAGATCGGTGTATCGCTGCCCACAGGGTCGGCCCTGCTCGCACAAGCCACTCAAGACTGGCTACGCCCCGTATTGGCGGCGGACCGCCGCCTCATATTGGTACTCGGACGCCAAAGCGAGGAAAGCCATCCTATATGGCAGATGGTTGAAACGCTGGTGGATCATCCCAAGGTCACCGCACTTGAGGCGTTATTGATTGCTCCCGGCCCCTTGTCCCAGCCTCACCCGTTAGCGCCCCTGCCGTCACGCAAACGCTGGTGGAAGCTACCAGCCGAAACGCCACTGTCAGCGTTGGAAAAATCGTCCTACTCCAGTTTGAATCTGCTCCTGTTCAACCCTTATCAGTGGTTGTTGCATTACGCAGCACGAATTCGCCCATCGGAAAGCCTTGCTTTAGGCGATAGCTATCAACTCAAGGGAGTGCTGGCTCATCGCGTAGTGGAGCATTTTTTCGCTTCGCCCAACGCGTTGAACATGGACAGTCGCGATTTTTCAGCTTGGTTCGTGACTCACTTCGACCAAGTGATCAGAGAGGAAGGGGCTGTACTGTTGATGGATGGACGTGGCGCTGATCTCGCGACCTTCCGACATCGACTGCAACGGGCGCTGGAGCAACTGCGAATTCATTTCTCGGCTGCGTCCGCACAAAGCGTTGTTTGCGAAACACAGCTTGAGGGGCAGTTCGCTGGAGGTGTGCTGGCTGGATCTGCCGACCTGATCATCACCAAAGCGAACGGTCATAAGGCGATAGTCGACATGAAATGGGCTGGGGGCAAAAAGTACCCGGAACAACTCAGGGACAATCGTCACCTGCAGCTAGCGATTTATGCCGAACTGTTGCGCCAGACTACGGGATCGATGCCTTCCGTGGGGTATTTCATTCTCGACTCCGCCCGGCTTTTGACACCGGATGATCAAGCATTTGCGGACTCCGAATGCATTCCGGCAAATCCACCAGGCACCACGCGCGAGCTGTGGCAGAGCTTTACGCAAACCTGGGCATGGCGTCATGGCCAGATTGCGCAGGGGGTTTTCGAAGTTGCCTTGGAGGACATCGAAGAGGACGAGCTATCCGTCCCGCCTGCAGGAGCGTTGTCGATGGAATATCTCAAAGAAACCTATAACCGCTACTTGGCCCTTGCCGGGTGGGAGCAATGA
- a CDS encoding UvrD-helicase domain-containing protein, whose amino-acid sequence MSMSTTPHITFISAGAGSGKTHRLTEILHQELLSGEVDPAGIFATTFTRKAAAELRERVRSHLLKQGNTGLATAMGLARIGTINSLCGQLLERFAFEAGMPPQQRVLEDSQANVLLNQAIDRVLNGETLERFLAVARRMGLEINEQMGELKTHNWLDDLRQILVQLRTNDIDLESAMAFSKRNADELLAHFPAPASVDLKQELLCAIPSVLAQLIDAQSDVGITRTYIALLKDFQRSLNHDSARWSDWAKLSKTEPQAKLKPLVELIGETAARFAESQALHNDIRDYLQQIFSLAISVAKVYGDSKRELGVLDFADQEHALLKLLDNPAVSQVLEEELDLVMVDEFQDTSPIQLAIFLKLSQLAKRVYWVGDIKQAIYGFRGSDSALMQAILKSLPQLGGKKEVLTRSWRSRPELVELVNEVFVPAFEPGLTGPEVQLTPTREDSLPGPAFANWGLDGGNIGQHMEALALGIQQLIEQGHRVFDNASKSIRNVRPGDITVLCYSNSNVAKVASALTQAGLQCSTAQPGLLASAEATLALACLRRLNDPADTLATAQIVSLTSTEEPEVWVSERLRYLAQEHPNTEWREREIEDHAAHPVIAAIAALRADLPLITPKEALQRVIAECDLLSLVTAWSSSPIQAQRRLANLDALIDLAQQHEELCLNGLGAASISGLILWLDEIAKSQSDALPLPALDAVQVMTHHASKGLEWPVVILMDLTRDFGDRLWAVSTRSNSLFDPQRPLHDRFIRCWPWPFGKQQKVPIAEKIASSEAGIMFKHEATEEAKRLLYVSMTRARDLLVIASPAKKMSGPWLNCVNAPWLVLSDGEQPLTLPSGKTLPAKSQKLSPGTLPATRGVNDETLHWFAPSQAREPKRPLIFQPSGSAARGLSMPLDKCQIGTRIALKGRPEMSVLGAAIHASLCLSFADKDQPITLDDIHRLLTAHNLLDYLNAQQLHDQVLALHDWITSRWQGSRAMAEYPVQQVLETGQVLNGRIDLLLDTHEGWVLIDHKSNPSPKARWDELADDHVGQLEAYAKAIHMASGKPVAQGWIFLPTAAGAVRVF is encoded by the coding sequence ATGAGCATGTCGACCACGCCCCATATCACGTTTATTAGCGCCGGCGCCGGCAGTGGAAAAACCCATCGGCTCACAGAGATCCTTCACCAGGAACTGCTCAGTGGAGAAGTCGATCCGGCAGGTATTTTCGCCACCACCTTTACCCGAAAGGCGGCAGCGGAGCTGCGCGAACGGGTACGTAGCCATTTACTCAAACAAGGTAATACAGGCTTGGCGACCGCTATGGGCCTGGCGCGCATCGGCACAATCAACAGCCTCTGCGGCCAGTTGCTGGAAAGGTTCGCCTTTGAGGCAGGCATGCCACCCCAGCAACGTGTATTGGAAGACAGCCAGGCGAACGTGCTGCTGAACCAAGCCATCGATCGTGTCCTCAACGGCGAAACGCTGGAGCGTTTCCTCGCTGTTGCTCGCCGTATGGGCCTGGAGATAAACGAGCAAATGGGAGAGCTTAAAACGCACAACTGGCTCGACGACCTACGTCAAATACTGGTCCAGTTACGCACCAATGACATCGATCTCGAATCAGCCATGGCTTTTTCAAAGCGTAATGCTGATGAACTGCTTGCGCATTTTCCGGCACCTGCATCTGTCGATTTGAAACAGGAGTTACTCTGCGCCATTCCCAGCGTGCTTGCCCAATTGATTGATGCCCAAAGCGACGTCGGCATCACGCGCACCTACATCGCATTACTCAAGGACTTCCAGCGGTCTCTGAATCACGACAGCGCTCGCTGGAGCGATTGGGCAAAGCTTTCAAAAACCGAACCGCAGGCAAAGCTCAAGCCACTGGTCGAGCTCATTGGTGAAACCGCTGCCCGCTTCGCCGAGAGTCAAGCGCTACACAACGACATCCGCGACTACCTCCAGCAGATCTTTAGTCTGGCAATCAGTGTGGCAAAAGTTTATGGCGACTCCAAACGTGAGCTGGGGGTGCTTGATTTCGCGGATCAGGAGCATGCCCTTCTTAAATTGCTGGATAACCCTGCAGTGTCCCAAGTCCTGGAGGAGGAACTGGATCTGGTCATGGTTGATGAGTTCCAGGACACCAGCCCCATACAGTTGGCGATCTTTCTGAAACTGTCGCAATTGGCAAAACGGGTGTACTGGGTGGGCGATATCAAGCAGGCCATCTATGGTTTCCGCGGCAGTGACAGTGCCTTGATGCAGGCCATCCTCAAATCGCTTCCACAGCTCGGAGGAAAAAAAGAAGTCCTGACTCGATCCTGGCGCTCCCGACCGGAACTGGTAGAGCTGGTAAACGAGGTCTTTGTGCCTGCATTTGAACCCGGCCTGACAGGGCCGGAGGTGCAGCTGACGCCGACTCGCGAGGATAGCCTCCCAGGGCCGGCATTTGCCAACTGGGGTCTGGACGGCGGCAATATTGGTCAGCATATGGAAGCGTTGGCACTGGGTATCCAGCAACTGATCGAGCAAGGCCACCGCGTATTCGATAACGCCAGCAAATCCATTCGAAATGTTCGCCCTGGCGACATCACGGTACTTTGTTATTCCAACAGCAACGTGGCTAAAGTAGCCAGTGCCCTCACCCAAGCGGGTCTCCAATGTTCGACAGCCCAACCAGGATTGCTGGCTAGCGCAGAAGCGACCCTGGCGCTGGCATGTTTGCGGCGTCTGAATGATCCCGCCGATACGCTGGCCACTGCCCAGATCGTTTCACTGACCAGCACCGAGGAGCCAGAGGTGTGGGTCTCTGAACGATTGCGCTATCTGGCGCAGGAGCATCCCAACACTGAATGGCGTGAACGGGAGATTGAAGACCATGCAGCCCACCCAGTGATCGCTGCGATCGCTGCGTTGCGCGCCGACCTTCCCCTGATAACCCCCAAGGAAGCGTTGCAACGTGTGATCGCCGAATGCGATCTCCTCTCCCTTGTGACCGCCTGGTCCTCGTCCCCGATACAGGCGCAGCGGCGTCTGGCCAACCTGGATGCGTTGATTGACCTCGCCCAGCAACATGAGGAGCTTTGTTTGAATGGGCTGGGCGCCGCTTCCATCTCCGGACTGATTCTTTGGCTCGATGAGATCGCCAAAAGCCAAAGCGATGCGCTACCGTTACCGGCACTGGATGCCGTACAGGTGATGACCCATCACGCCAGTAAAGGGTTGGAATGGCCAGTGGTCATCCTGATGGATCTGACGCGTGATTTTGGAGATCGCTTATGGGCTGTCTCAACACGCTCAAACAGCCTTTTCGACCCTCAGAGGCCACTGCATGATCGGTTCATTCGCTGCTGGCCATGGCCGTTTGGCAAGCAGCAAAAAGTGCCAATCGCTGAAAAAATAGCGAGTTCTGAAGCTGGGATCATGTTTAAGCATGAAGCCACAGAAGAAGCGAAGCGCCTGCTGTATGTCAGCATGACCCGTGCTCGTGATCTATTGGTCATCGCGTCCCCCGCCAAAAAAATGAGTGGCCCATGGCTTAACTGCGTAAACGCTCCGTGGCTGGTACTGTCTGATGGCGAGCAACCGTTGACGTTACCCAGCGGCAAAACGCTGCCCGCAAAATCCCAAAAGTTGTCACCCGGGACTTTGCCGGCTACACGTGGTGTCAACGATGAGACGCTTCACTGGTTTGCACCAAGCCAGGCCCGCGAGCCGAAGCGGCCACTAATATTTCAGCCTTCCGGTAGCGCAGCACGCGGCCTCTCAATGCCACTGGACAAATGTCAGATTGGAACACGCATCGCGCTGAAGGGCCGTCCAGAAATGAGTGTCTTGGGGGCCGCGATTCACGCAAGTCTGTGCCTTTCATTTGCGGACAAAGATCAGCCGATCACGCTGGATGACATTCACCGCCTGCTGACGGCCCATAACCTTCTTGATTATCTGAATGCACAGCAGCTCCACGATCAAGTGCTAGCGCTTCACGACTGGATTACGTCTCGGTGGCAGGGATCTCGGGCAATGGCTGAATATCCCGTACAACAAGTGCTGGAGACCGGCCAGGTCCTGAACGGGCGTATTGATCTGCTGCTCGATACCCATGAGGGCTGGGTGCTGATCGATCATAAATCGAACCCATCACCGAAGGCGCGCTGGGATGAATTGGCCGACGACCACGTCGGCCAACTCGAAGCCTATGCCAAGGCAATCCATATGGCGTCGGGCAAACCGGTAGCACAAGGATGGATATTCCTGCCCACGGCCGCCGGCGCGGTGCGGGTGTTTTGA
- a CDS encoding SIR2 family protein: MIAWGDELVSAIARRRSVIMIGSGVSRNSTNADGKRPATWVDFLKSAAAKIDSPPVIAELIDLRDYLTACELIKKKVGDDVFVSLVQAEYQRPGYRPAQIHEHIYNLDSSIVATPNFDLIYDTYAYNASHGTVIKKDHTSSDILYCISGGDSRLLLKTHGSADAPGNLIFTRRDYAEARTKYQVFYALIKSLVLTHTFVFVGCGIDDPDIRSLFEDVQYVYGRMPFHYMTLPEGEVHSDILSVASESMKIKFLTYSPDKGHAELTESLGELVQLVEDARRTLATKQNW, from the coding sequence ATGATCGCTTGGGGTGATGAATTAGTTTCTGCTATTGCTCGCAGACGTAGCGTGATAATGATAGGTTCAGGGGTCTCGCGAAACTCTACAAATGCTGATGGCAAACGTCCGGCGACTTGGGTGGATTTCTTGAAGTCAGCCGCAGCGAAGATTGATTCGCCGCCTGTTATTGCAGAGTTGATTGATCTGCGCGACTATCTCACTGCTTGTGAGTTAATTAAGAAAAAGGTAGGCGATGATGTTTTTGTAAGTCTGGTTCAGGCGGAATATCAACGGCCGGGATATCGGCCTGCCCAAATTCACGAACACATATATAATCTTGATTCGTCGATTGTTGCTACTCCGAATTTTGATCTTATATATGATACTTATGCCTACAATGCTTCGCATGGGACAGTCATAAAAAAGGATCACACAAGTTCTGATATTTTGTATTGTATATCTGGTGGCGATAGTCGGCTTTTGTTGAAAACGCATGGTTCAGCAGATGCTCCGGGTAACCTTATTTTCACAAGGCGAGATTATGCGGAAGCGAGAACGAAATATCAGGTTTTTTATGCTCTGATAAAATCGTTGGTATTAACTCATACGTTCGTGTTTGTTGGTTGTGGGATAGATGATCCTGATATAAGGTCTCTATTCGAGGATGTTCAGTATGTTTACGGTCGCATGCCATTTCATTATATGACGCTGCCGGAAGGAGAGGTGCATTCAGATATACTTTCCGTTGCTTCTGAGTCTATGAAAATAAAGTTTTTGACATACTCTCCGGATAAGGGGCATGCAGAACTGACCGAGTCGCTAGGTGAACTTGTGCAATTGGTTGAAGACGCAAGACGTACCTTGGCAACGAAGCAAAACTGGTAA
- a CDS encoding ParA family protein gives MKSIAFFNNKGGVGKTTLLCNVAASLALKSKKKVLVLDADPQCNASAYLLPDKMLESILMDGTHQSIDAFFEPVRRGHGYASDIPTIVRSERFGVDVIVGDPKLSIREDLLATDWAATRNGDPRGFQTTFALRELVGRLEEYDYVLVDMGPSLGALNRSVVLAVDYFLMPLSVDIFSLMAVSNILKSFANWRTSLIGALDRYVVDEGVPFMVKDAVVEWDLKFAGYVMQQYTAKKKEGVRQAVDAFENIIKKQNEELKLLCEFFDVQLSEVNLGEVPTLSSVVPLSQQAHAPIFDLGAKDGIVGSNYNRVEEAGSFYHAIADKLDQRIG, from the coding sequence TTGAAAAGTATCGCTTTTTTCAATAACAAAGGAGGCGTTGGAAAAACAACTTTGTTATGCAATGTTGCCGCGTCCTTGGCGCTAAAATCAAAAAAGAAAGTTTTGGTTCTGGATGCAGATCCTCAGTGCAATGCATCGGCGTACCTTTTACCTGATAAAATGCTCGAGTCTATTCTGATGGATGGCACCCATCAAAGCATTGATGCTTTTTTCGAGCCTGTTCGCCGTGGTCATGGATATGCCTCAGACATTCCAACGATTGTGCGGAGTGAAAGGTTTGGTGTTGACGTAATTGTGGGTGACCCAAAACTCTCTATTCGTGAGGATCTCCTTGCTACTGATTGGGCGGCAACGCGCAACGGTGATCCCAGAGGCTTTCAGACAACCTTTGCCCTTCGGGAATTGGTGGGTAGGCTTGAAGAGTACGATTATGTTCTAGTGGACATGGGGCCATCCTTAGGAGCTCTAAACAGGTCCGTAGTGCTCGCCGTTGATTATTTTTTGATGCCGTTATCTGTCGATATTTTTAGCCTAATGGCAGTGAGTAATATTCTCAAATCCTTTGCTAACTGGCGCACCTCGCTCATTGGAGCTTTGGATCGTTACGTGGTAGACGAGGGTGTGCCATTTATGGTGAAGGATGCGGTTGTAGAGTGGGATTTGAAGTTTGCCGGTTATGTAATGCAGCAATATACTGCTAAAAAGAAAGAGGGCGTAAGGCAAGCGGTAGATGCTTTCGAGAACATAATAAAAAAACAAAACGAGGAATTGAAGTTGCTCTGTGAGTTTTTTGATGTTCAGCTTTCTGAAGTAAACCTAGGCGAAGTTCCAACTCTAAGTAGTGTCGTTCCACTATCGCAGCAGGCGCATGCCCCGATATTTGATTTGGGTGCAAAAGACGGTATCGTTGGGTCTAACTATAATCGTGTTGAAGAAGCTGGAAGTTTTTATCATGCAATTGCTGATAAACTTGACCAAAGGATTGGCTGA
- a CDS encoding GIN domain-containing protein translates to MNTMKLMLALLASTTSYAALAAEKTFALTAFSSVEARQGINLSIKCAATSSMVVSGSANTLNTLQVTTNNKALLLVNDAAENVRLASPTLDITLYTSEPLTGLTGKAGVKIVVPACAVDPSKLTVAGSMGTDIQIEGKTGELVLDLAMGGTFNKKPQPFTADVANVRMSMGAESSLCHIPRINSSLSAGARLSVSPSAQVDTGATGSFASEISTSDCS, encoded by the coding sequence ATGAACACGATGAAGCTGATGCTTGCGCTGTTGGCGAGCACGACCAGTTACGCTGCACTGGCCGCAGAAAAAACCTTTGCGCTGACCGCCTTCAGCAGCGTTGAAGCCCGACAGGGCATCAACCTGTCGATCAAATGCGCTGCAACCTCATCAATGGTTGTCTCAGGCTCCGCCAATACGCTGAATACACTCCAGGTGACGACGAACAACAAGGCGTTATTGCTCGTGAATGACGCAGCGGAAAATGTTCGCCTCGCCTCCCCTACGCTGGATATCACGCTGTATACCAGCGAACCACTGACGGGGCTGACAGGAAAAGCAGGGGTGAAAATCGTGGTACCTGCGTGTGCCGTCGATCCGTCCAAACTGACGGTGGCAGGCAGCATGGGCACTGACATCCAGATCGAGGGCAAGACGGGTGAGCTGGTGCTTGACCTGGCAATGGGTGGCACCTTTAACAAAAAACCGCAGCCCTTCACTGCGGATGTGGCGAATGTGCGCATGAGCATGGGAGCGGAGTCATCCCTGTGCCACATTCCCCGGATCAACAGCAGCTTGTCTGCCGGCGCACGGCTGTCTGTCAGTCCATCGGCTCAGGTCGATACCGGCGCCACGGGCTCTTTCGCCAGCGAAATTTCAACCTCTGATTGTTCGTAA
- a CDS encoding ABC transporter ATP-binding protein, producing MLRVFERRLDPFPPDEAPPPPVGLMRFLWACTRGARGYILALALLSASVSIYEAWLFSFLGQVVDLLSTWQAGGDANGQESSVLWGIAIVLLTSIGLVALRTMVQHQVLAINLPLRLRWDFHRLMLRQSLSFFSDEFSGRVTTKVMQTALAVREVLFTFIEIAPGIGVYFIAIIALAGGFALKLMLPFIAWVALFGLAMLYFVPRLGQVGQEQAHARSSMTGRVSDAYTNITTVKLFSHSNREAHFARAAMEDFKNTGFRQMRLVSQFEIVNQALVVGLIMAAGGYALWLWHQGEVGAGAVAAITAMALRINGMSHWIMWQMTSLFENIGTVQDGMATLTRGPKVQDAPNAGVLVPSGGAVSFDNVSFNYNGERQVLDGLSLNIRPGEKIGLVGRSGAGKSTLINLLLRFYDVNSGVIRIDGQNIAQVTQDSLRAAIGMVTQDTSLLHRSIRDNIAYGRPDATDAQVRSAAVNAQADGFISQLSDRQGHSGYDTLVGERGIKLSGGQRQRIAIARVMLKNAPILLLDEATSALDSEVEVAIQESLDEMMQGKTVIAIAHRLSTIAAMDRLIVMDEGRIIEQGTHAELLGRNGTYARLWQHQSGGFLGEDQGVVEAMDQA from the coding sequence ATGCTTCGCGTGTTTGAACGAAGGCTCGACCCATTTCCCCCCGACGAAGCGCCACCTCCGCCTGTCGGCCTGATGCGGTTCCTGTGGGCCTGCACACGCGGAGCCCGCGGCTATATCCTCGCGCTGGCCTTGCTCAGCGCCAGTGTGTCGATCTACGAAGCCTGGTTGTTTTCCTTCCTTGGTCAGGTCGTGGACCTGCTCTCGACCTGGCAGGCCGGTGGCGATGCGAACGGGCAGGAAAGTTCAGTGCTGTGGGGTATCGCGATCGTGTTGCTCACCAGCATTGGGCTGGTGGCGCTGCGCACCATGGTGCAGCACCAGGTATTGGCGATTAACCTGCCGCTGCGGCTGCGCTGGGACTTTCATCGGCTGATGCTGCGGCAAAGCCTTTCATTCTTCTCCGATGAGTTCTCAGGCAGAGTCACGACCAAGGTGATGCAGACGGCATTGGCCGTGCGCGAAGTCCTGTTCACCTTCATCGAAATCGCACCCGGAATCGGCGTCTACTTCATTGCAATCATCGCACTGGCCGGCGGCTTCGCCCTGAAACTCATGCTGCCTTTTATTGCCTGGGTCGCGTTGTTCGGCCTGGCCATGCTGTACTTTGTGCCACGCCTGGGGCAAGTCGGGCAGGAGCAGGCCCACGCGCGATCGTCGATGACGGGGCGTGTTTCAGACGCCTACACCAACATCACCACCGTCAAACTGTTCTCGCACTCCAATCGTGAAGCGCACTTCGCGCGCGCGGCGATGGAGGATTTCAAGAACACCGGTTTTCGCCAGATGCGCTTGGTCAGCCAGTTCGAGATCGTCAATCAGGCACTGGTGGTGGGATTGATCATGGCAGCCGGCGGTTATGCCCTGTGGCTCTGGCACCAGGGAGAAGTCGGTGCGGGGGCCGTGGCGGCGATTACTGCCATGGCGTTGCGTATCAATGGCATGTCGCACTGGATCATGTGGCAAATGACTTCGCTGTTCGAAAACATCGGCACCGTTCAGGACGGCATGGCAACCCTGACCCGCGGGCCCAAGGTGCAGGATGCGCCGAACGCCGGCGTGCTGGTACCCTCTGGCGGCGCGGTGAGCTTTGACAACGTGAGCTTCAACTACAACGGCGAACGCCAGGTGCTCGACGGCTTGAGCCTGAACATCCGCCCAGGCGAAAAAATCGGCCTGGTGGGCCGTTCCGGTGCAGGCAAATCGACGCTGATCAATCTGCTGCTGCGTTTCTATGACGTCAACAGCGGTGTGATTCGCATCGACGGGCAAAACATCGCTCAGGTGACACAAGACAGTCTGCGTGCCGCTATCGGTATGGTCACTCAGGATACTTCCCTGCTGCACCGCTCGATTCGCGACAACATCGCCTACGGCCGCCCGGACGCGACCGACGCCCAGGTGCGCAGCGCCGCGGTCAATGCCCAGGCCGACGGTTTCATCAGCCAACTGAGCGATCGGCAAGGCCATAGCGGCTATGACACCCTGGTGGGTGAGCGCGGCATCAAGCTCTCGGGCGGCCAGCGCCAACGCATCGCCATCGCCCGGGTGATGCTCAAGAACGCGCCGATCCTGTTGCTGGACGAGGCCACCAGCGCCCTGGATTCGGAAGTCGAAGTCGCCATCCAGGAAAGCCTCGATGAAATGATGCAGGGCAAGACCGTCATCGCCATCGCCCATCGGCTGTCGACGATCGCGGCCATGGATCGGCTCATTGTCATGGATGAGGGACGCATCATCGAACAGGGTACCCACGCTGAGTTGCTGGGAAGAAACGGCACCTACGCGCGGCTCTGGCAGCATCAAAGTGGTGGCTTCCTGGGCGAGGATCAGGGGGTGGTTGAGGCGATGGATCAGGCGTGA
- a CDS encoding DUF6429 family protein — protein MEYDDKLIEEAVLALLATFSFDDGHAWKGFDFETMNRLHEYGFISNPVNKNKSIWLTEEGLERGRQIADRLFGVRTQGEQASNPET, from the coding sequence ATGGAGTACGACGACAAACTGATTGAAGAGGCCGTACTTGCCCTGTTGGCGACCTTCAGTTTCGACGATGGGCATGCCTGGAAAGGGTTCGACTTCGAAACCATGAACCGATTGCATGAATATGGTTTCATCAGCAATCCGGTGAACAAGAACAAATCGATCTGGTTGACGGAGGAAGGGCTGGAGCGAGGTCGGCAGATTGCCGACAGGTTATTTGGGGTGAGAACTCAAGGGGAGCAGGCATCCAACCCTGAGACATGA